Proteins co-encoded in one Natronorubrum daqingense genomic window:
- a CDS encoding ICP22 family protein — MPLENEHFEDDLLMLGTWSEHVDELLYDGERVRKRVDLESATVVVTNERVLVFTEGGNGSNYTHVDRPNVGRVSVENESELGHLVWGTIVLFLAIGLFLLAATYDLADAVDGVDPGDSTGLAGSVIDVVETLLTVFDLTVFAAGGVVALIGAIFFVRYIRSRSRHLVLRVSGDDDIVLPVTDADIEADRPVDLHEAIGPGSDGVDDAPPEAAVDSRESAGDADEHASADDVASDEDPSTDDADETAGSEHLLLDDPEGETTMGSDPQTEPEDESLDDLEESNEPGQFEEGNAPDEQHDSSDDRAN; from the coding sequence TTGCCACTCGAGAACGAACACTTCGAAGACGACCTACTGATGCTCGGGACTTGGAGCGAACACGTCGACGAATTGCTTTACGACGGCGAGCGCGTCCGAAAGCGCGTCGACCTCGAGTCGGCGACCGTCGTCGTGACGAACGAGCGCGTGCTCGTGTTCACGGAAGGCGGAAACGGGTCGAATTACACGCACGTCGACCGCCCGAACGTCGGGCGAGTGTCGGTCGAAAACGAAAGCGAACTCGGACACCTCGTCTGGGGAACGATCGTTCTGTTTCTCGCGATCGGGTTATTCCTGCTTGCAGCGACGTACGACCTCGCCGACGCCGTCGACGGCGTCGACCCTGGGGATTCAACGGGTCTCGCCGGCAGTGTGATCGATGTCGTCGAAACGCTGCTCACCGTCTTCGACCTGACGGTGTTCGCAGCCGGTGGCGTGGTGGCCCTGATCGGCGCAATCTTTTTCGTGCGATACATCCGCTCGCGCTCGCGCCACCTCGTCCTTCGCGTCTCCGGTGACGACGACATCGTCTTGCCGGTCACCGACGCGGACATCGAAGCCGACCGACCGGTCGACTTGCACGAGGCGATCGGTCCCGGGTCGGACGGTGTGGACGACGCCCCTCCGGAAGCTGCTGTCGATTCCCGTGAGTCGGCGGGCGATGCCGACGAGCACGCGAGCGCTGACGACGTCGCGTCCGACGAGGATCCATCCACCGACGACGCTGACGAGACAGCCGGTTCGGAGCACCTCCTGTTGGACGACCCGGAGGGTGAAACGACGATGGGGAGCGACCCCCAAACGGAGCCCGAAGACGAGTCGCTCGACGATCTCGAGGAGAGCAACGAGCCGGGGCAATTCGAGGAGGGCAACGCACCCGACGAGCAACACGACTCGAGCGACGACCGGGCGAACTGA
- a CDS encoding DJ-1/PfpI family protein, with amino-acid sequence MRIAFCLYDGMTALDFVGAYDAITRLERMDLSPLEWDVCAPTASVTGTQLTLEVDRVEPDLGEYDLVFLPGGYATRELRRDEEFLEWIRTAAGCEYLTSVCTGSLLLGGAGLLEGKRATTHPGEFETLAEYATVVEQRVVQDGNVITGGGVAASVDLGLYIVEELTDRETRETVAAQMDYPYGEAVFER; translated from the coding sequence ATGCGCATTGCATTTTGTCTCTACGATGGCATGACGGCTCTCGATTTCGTCGGCGCGTACGACGCGATTACCCGCCTCGAGCGAATGGATCTCAGCCCGCTCGAGTGGGACGTCTGCGCCCCGACGGCGTCGGTGACGGGAACCCAACTCACGCTCGAGGTCGACCGCGTCGAGCCCGATCTGGGCGAGTACGACCTGGTCTTCCTGCCCGGCGGCTACGCGACCCGTGAGCTTCGACGCGACGAGGAGTTTCTCGAGTGGATTCGGACGGCTGCGGGGTGTGAGTACCTGACGTCCGTCTGTACCGGCTCGCTGTTGCTCGGCGGCGCGGGTCTGTTGGAGGGAAAACGGGCGACGACACACCCCGGCGAGTTCGAGACGCTTGCCGAGTACGCAACGGTCGTCGAGCAACGGGTGGTACAGGACGGAAACGTGATCACGGGCGGCGGCGTCGCGGCGAGCGTCGACCTCGGATTGTACATCGTCGAGGAACTCACCGACCGAGAGACGCGGGAAACGGTCGCAGCGCAGATGGATTACCCCTACGGCGAAGCCGTCTTCGAACGGTAG
- a CDS encoding IclR family transcriptional regulator — MSEDDGQRTAGTVQTSRTMFVIVEYIKEQDGATITEVANDLGYAKSTVHRHLSTLTEMGYAVKEGNEFHVGLRFVDLGQHARTRRNGYELAREKVDQIAAATGERAQFIVEEHGEGVYLHRSFGEHAIRTDPGIGSRIPLHATAAGKAILANLEESRRFEIIEQTDFDSLTEHTITDTETLFEELETIRERGYGFNRQENLNGLYAVGVAVKSPTEGVIGAFSVSGPIHRLKGERIQEELPDRLLGTANELELNITHS, encoded by the coding sequence ATGTCAGAGGACGACGGACAACGGACAGCAGGAACGGTACAGACGTCGCGAACGATGTTCGTAATCGTCGAGTACATCAAAGAACAGGATGGGGCCACGATCACGGAGGTGGCGAACGACCTCGGGTACGCGAAAAGCACCGTTCATCGCCACCTCTCGACGTTGACCGAGATGGGCTACGCCGTCAAGGAGGGCAACGAGTTTCACGTGGGGTTGCGGTTCGTCGACCTCGGTCAGCACGCCCGCACGCGCCGAAACGGGTACGAACTGGCCAGAGAAAAGGTCGACCAGATCGCCGCAGCGACCGGCGAGCGAGCGCAGTTTATCGTCGAAGAACACGGCGAAGGCGTCTACTTGCACCGCTCGTTCGGCGAACACGCGATTCGAACCGACCCCGGAATCGGCAGTCGAATCCCGCTTCACGCGACGGCTGCCGGAAAGGCAATTCTTGCAAACCTCGAGGAATCCCGGCGGTTCGAAATAATCGAACAGACCGACTTCGATTCGCTCACGGAACACACGATAACAGATACCGAGACGTTGTTCGAGGAACTCGAGACGATCCGCGAACGCGGCTACGGGTTCAATCGACAGGAGAATCTCAACGGACTTTACGCCGTCGGAGTCGCCGTCAAAAGCCCCACAGAAGGCGTTATCGGTGCGTTCAGCGTCTCCGGTCCGATCCACCGACTCAAAGGCGAACGCATTCAAGAGGAACTTCCAGATCGATTGCTGGGCACGGCGAACGAACTCGAGCTCAACATCACGCACTCCTGA
- a CDS encoding acyl-CoA dehydrogenase family protein, whose translation MVQRDTVSLTDQQQLVRDSIRDICADFDDAYWREHEAAGEYPQEFVDQLSENGWFGALIPEEYDGAGMSTEEVVVMMEEIAANGGGFSAAQAIHGGIYNSVPLVKYGHEEMKADLLPKVARGETSIQAFGLTEPNAGSDSTSIETTAERDGDEFVVNGQKIWISRVDASDYIVLMARTTPKSEVEKRTQGMTMFLVNLEDAYDQGALQIEQIEKTASNLVHSYEMWFEDLRLEEDAVIGEEGEGFYQMLDGLNEERLVIAAECVGLGEAALEAGVDYASEREVFGNPIGQNQAIQHPLAEAYARVQAAKQMVYTAASAVENDANPKAIGARANMSKFLAADAAFDAADAAVQTHGGFGVAREYDVERYFREARLTRLVPITQQLVLNYVGENVLGLPRSY comes from the coding sequence ATGGTACAGAGAGATACGGTCTCGTTGACCGACCAACAGCAACTGGTCCGAGACTCGATCCGAGACATTTGTGCAGATTTTGATGACGCGTACTGGCGCGAACACGAAGCGGCCGGCGAGTATCCACAGGAGTTCGTGGACCAACTCTCCGAAAACGGCTGGTTCGGCGCGTTGATCCCCGAGGAGTACGATGGTGCCGGCATGTCGACGGAGGAAGTCGTCGTCATGATGGAAGAGATCGCCGCGAACGGCGGCGGCTTCAGCGCCGCCCAGGCCATTCACGGCGGGATCTACAACTCCGTCCCCCTCGTGAAATACGGCCACGAGGAGATGAAAGCGGACCTCCTCCCGAAGGTCGCCCGCGGCGAGACGTCGATTCAGGCGTTCGGGCTCACCGAGCCAAACGCCGGCTCCGACTCGACGTCGATCGAGACCACGGCCGAGCGAGACGGCGACGAGTTCGTCGTCAACGGTCAGAAGATCTGGATCTCCCGGGTCGACGCCAGCGACTACATCGTGCTCATGGCGCGCACGACGCCGAAGTCCGAGGTCGAGAAACGCACACAGGGGATGACCATGTTCCTCGTCAACCTCGAGGACGCCTACGATCAGGGTGCCCTCCAGATCGAACAGATCGAGAAGACGGCGAGTAATCTCGTCCACTCATACGAGATGTGGTTCGAGGACCTCCGCCTCGAGGAAGACGCCGTCATCGGCGAGGAAGGCGAGGGCTTCTACCAGATGCTCGACGGCCTCAACGAGGAGCGACTCGTCATCGCCGCGGAGTGCGTCGGCCTCGGCGAGGCCGCACTCGAGGCGGGCGTCGACTACGCCTCAGAACGAGAGGTCTTCGGCAACCCGATCGGCCAGAATCAGGCGATTCAACACCCGCTCGCGGAAGCGTACGCACGGGTGCAGGCCGCAAAGCAGATGGTCTACACGGCCGCGAGCGCCGTCGAGAACGACGCCAATCCGAAAGCGATCGGCGCTCGAGCGAACATGTCGAAGTTTCTCGCAGCCGACGCGGCCTTCGACGCTGCCGACGCGGCGGTCCAGACCCACGGTGGTTTCGGCGTCGCTCGAGAGTACGACGTCGAACGCTACTTCCGCGAGGCGCGCCTGACCCGATTGGTGCCGATCACCCAGCAACTCGTCCTCAACTACGTTGGCGAGAACGTGTTGGGGCTGCCGCGCTCGTACTGA
- a CDS encoding ABC transporter ATP-binding protein — MPAITVDGLSKSYGRTLALEDLSFQVEEGEVFGFLGPNGAGKSTTINVILDFIRPTNGQVTVHGMDAQAHSRDIRARTGVLPEGVETYDRLTARQHLEFAIDSKGTTDDPEALLERVGLLDAIDKKAGGYSKGMSQRLMLAMALVGEPDLLILDEPSTGLDPNGAREMREIVREENARGATVFFSSHIMEQVEAVCDRVGILRDGEMVAVDTVEGLRDSAGGATTLRVTVDRIDDDALAAVRALSDVTTATVDGQDPPVVVAQVDGSKTAVLGELEDRGIEIRDFSTREASLEDVFQSYTTGTEVEAQ, encoded by the coding sequence ATGCCAGCGATCACAGTCGATGGCTTGAGCAAATCCTACGGTCGAACCCTCGCACTCGAGGACCTCTCGTTTCAGGTCGAAGAGGGCGAAGTCTTCGGGTTTCTGGGACCGAACGGAGCCGGCAAGTCGACGACGATCAACGTCATTCTGGACTTCATCCGCCCGACGAACGGGCAGGTCACGGTCCACGGGATGGATGCACAGGCACACAGTCGCGACATCCGCGCGCGAACTGGCGTCCTCCCCGAAGGCGTCGAAACGTACGACCGCCTGACCGCGCGCCAACACCTCGAGTTCGCCATCGACTCGAAGGGGACGACGGACGACCCCGAAGCGCTTCTCGAGCGCGTCGGCCTGCTCGACGCGATCGACAAGAAGGCCGGCGGCTACTCGAAGGGGATGTCCCAGCGACTCATGCTCGCGATGGCACTCGTCGGCGAACCAGACCTCCTCATCTTGGACGAGCCGTCGACGGGACTCGACCCCAACGGCGCTCGCGAGATGCGCGAAATCGTCCGCGAGGAGAACGCCCGCGGGGCGACCGTCTTCTTCTCGAGTCACATCATGGAACAGGTCGAGGCGGTCTGTGACCGCGTCGGCATTCTCCGGGACGGTGAGATGGTCGCCGTCGACACCGTCGAGGGGCTTCGCGACTCCGCGGGCGGTGCGACGACGCTGCGAGTCACCGTCGACCGGATCGACGACGACGCGCTGGCGGCCGTCCGGGCGCTGTCGGACGTCACCACCGCCACCGTCGACGGCCAAGACCCACCGGTAGTGGTCGCACAGGTCGACGGCTCGAAGACCGCCGTTCTCGGCGAACTCGAGGATCGCGGCATCGAGATTCGTGACTTCTCGACGCGGGAGGCCTCCCTCGAGGACGTCTTCCAGTCGTACACGACGGGAACGGAGGTGGAAGCGCAATGA
- the rio1 gene encoding serine/threonine-protein kinase Rio1 produces the protein MGQGTDTEFGLVDLEEAETPGDEWEEIDISETEADRIARKRDREFEQFEERIKDADQFKVEQSVFDDATLAALYKLVQDGYVEAFGGPLSTGKEANVYHALGDDREVAVKIYRINASNFRQMRDYLEGDPRFEGLGGKKKDVVLAWTKKELANLERAKKAGVRVPEPLATERNVLVMEYIGTDDGRAKRLGEVHIENPETAYGVMREYMRRLYSAGIIHGDLSEYNVVFDEDEGQLVIIDVGQAVTVHHPNSRDFLERDCENVASFFSRQGVDTDADDLLEFVTSPEPDPSRD, from the coding sequence ATGGGACAGGGAACGGATACGGAGTTCGGACTGGTCGACCTCGAGGAGGCAGAAACCCCCGGCGACGAGTGGGAGGAGATCGACATCTCGGAGACCGAGGCCGACCGGATCGCTCGCAAGCGCGACCGCGAGTTCGAGCAGTTCGAAGAGCGAATCAAAGACGCCGACCAGTTCAAGGTCGAACAGTCGGTGTTCGACGACGCGACGCTGGCGGCGCTCTATAAACTCGTCCAGGACGGCTACGTCGAGGCTTTCGGCGGGCCGCTCTCGACCGGTAAGGAGGCGAACGTCTACCACGCACTTGGCGACGACCGCGAGGTCGCCGTCAAGATTTACCGAATCAACGCCTCGAACTTCCGGCAAATGCGCGACTACCTCGAGGGCGACCCCCGCTTCGAGGGGCTAGGCGGCAAGAAGAAAGACGTCGTCCTCGCCTGGACGAAGAAGGAACTCGCGAACCTCGAGCGAGCGAAAAAGGCCGGCGTTCGGGTGCCGGAGCCACTCGCCACGGAGCGAAACGTCCTCGTCATGGAGTACATCGGGACCGACGACGGCCGCGCGAAGCGACTCGGCGAGGTCCACATCGAGAACCCCGAGACCGCCTACGGAGTCATGCGCGAGTACATGCGCCGACTCTACTCCGCCGGGATCATCCACGGCGACCTGAGCGAGTACAACGTCGTCTTCGACGAGGACGAAGGCCAACTCGTCATTATCGACGTCGGCCAGGCCGTCACCGTCCACCACCCCAACAGCCGCGACTTCCTCGAGCGAGACTGCGAGAACGTCGCGAGTTTCTTCTCCCGACAGGGCGTCGACACCGACGCGGACGACTTACTCGAGTTCGTCACGAGTCCGGAGCCGGACCCCTCGCGCGACTAG
- the ligA gene encoding NAD-dependent DNA ligase LigA, protein MPAADENAEDANPYVRDPPTEFEPVDDLSAADAERDVELLRAAVREHDRRYYVENDPIVADRTYDALFARLQDLEDAFDLSHPDSPTRSVGGEPIDAFETVEHVAPMLSIDQSGEAADVREFDERVRRELRASEHADDLQYVCEPKFDGVSMEFVYEDGSLERAVTRGDGREGDDVTRNARTIGSVPQQLHGDYPEFLAVRGEVYMPKDAFQAHNRERIERGEEPFANPRNATAGTIRQLDPSIVADRPLEVFYFDVLEASDLEDSHSAELERFPKWGLRVTDHIEYADDIDEAIDYRDRMLELRDDLNYEIDGTVIKVDDREAREELGRTARHDRYAFAYKFPARAEVTPIVDVAVQVGRTGRLTPVALLEPVDVGGVTVSRASLHNPEEIAEKNVNVGDTVRVQRAGDVIPYVEEVVEKGSEGHYEFPEACPVCDSAVERDGPMAFCTGGLACDAQLRRSIEYYASDDGLDLEGLGEKSVRQLVDAELLESVADLYELEREELTDLEGWGETSAENLLSELEAAREPPLADFCSALGIPHVGPTTARELAREFATFEAFRETAETEPERLEGVDDVGETVAQQLHEFFASDKNAAAVDDLLEHVSPQEADTDAGGEELEELTFVFTGSLSDVTRGEAQETVEAHGANATGSVSGNTDYLVVGESPGQTKRDDAEANDVPIVDEDEFRELLAEYGIALE, encoded by the coding sequence ATGCCCGCTGCCGACGAGAACGCGGAGGACGCCAACCCGTACGTGAGAGATCCCCCGACCGAGTTCGAGCCGGTCGACGACCTCTCGGCGGCCGACGCCGAACGCGACGTCGAACTGTTGCGCGCGGCCGTCCGCGAGCACGACCGCCGGTACTACGTCGAGAACGATCCGATCGTCGCCGATCGAACCTACGACGCCCTCTTCGCGCGGTTGCAAGACCTCGAGGACGCGTTCGACCTCTCCCATCCAGACAGTCCGACCAGAAGCGTCGGGGGCGAACCGATCGACGCGTTCGAGACGGTCGAGCACGTCGCGCCGATGCTCTCGATCGACCAGAGCGGCGAGGCCGCGGACGTACGGGAGTTCGACGAGCGCGTCCGCAGGGAGTTGCGCGCCAGCGAGCACGCGGACGACCTCCAGTACGTCTGCGAACCCAAGTTCGACGGCGTCTCGATGGAGTTCGTCTACGAGGACGGTTCGCTCGAGCGGGCGGTTACCCGCGGCGACGGTCGCGAGGGCGACGACGTGACGCGAAACGCCCGGACGATCGGGTCGGTGCCCCAACAGCTCCACGGCGACTACCCCGAATTCCTCGCGGTCCGCGGCGAGGTGTACATGCCCAAGGACGCCTTCCAGGCGCACAATCGCGAGCGGATCGAGCGCGGCGAGGAGCCGTTCGCGAACCCTCGAAATGCGACTGCGGGGACGATCCGCCAACTCGACCCCTCGATCGTCGCCGACCGGCCCCTCGAGGTGTTCTACTTCGACGTGCTCGAGGCCAGCGACCTCGAAGACAGCCACAGCGCGGAACTCGAGCGCTTCCCCAAGTGGGGGCTCCGAGTGACCGACCACATCGAATACGCTGACGACATCGACGAGGCGATTGACTACCGCGACCGAATGCTCGAGTTGCGCGACGACCTCAACTACGAGATCGACGGCACCGTCATCAAGGTCGACGACCGGGAGGCTCGCGAGGAACTGGGCCGCACGGCGCGCCACGACCGCTACGCGTTCGCCTACAAGTTCCCCGCACGCGCGGAGGTCACCCCGATCGTCGACGTGGCGGTGCAGGTGGGCCGAACTGGTCGACTCACGCCCGTCGCCCTCCTCGAGCCGGTCGACGTCGGCGGTGTGACGGTCTCTCGAGCGAGCCTGCACAACCCCGAGGAGATCGCGGAGAAGAACGTCAACGTCGGGGATACCGTTCGCGTGCAGCGGGCGGGCGACGTAATCCCCTACGTCGAGGAGGTCGTCGAGAAGGGAAGCGAAGGTCACTACGAGTTCCCCGAGGCCTGCCCCGTCTGTGACAGCGCCGTCGAGCGAGACGGCCCGATGGCCTTCTGTACGGGCGGCTTAGCGTGTGACGCCCAGCTTCGCCGCTCCATCGAGTACTACGCGAGCGACGACGGGCTGGACCTCGAGGGCCTCGGCGAGAAGAGCGTCCGACAACTCGTCGACGCCGAGTTATTGGAATCCGTGGCGGACCTCTACGAACTCGAGCGTGAGGAGCTGACCGACCTCGAGGGGTGGGGTGAAACGAGCGCCGAGAACCTCCTGTCCGAACTCGAGGCCGCCCGTGAGCCACCACTCGCCGACTTCTGTTCGGCGCTCGGCATTCCACACGTCGGACCCACGACGGCCCGCGAACTCGCCCGCGAGTTCGCCACGTTCGAGGCGTTCCGCGAGACGGCTGAGACCGAGCCGGAGCGACTCGAGGGGGTCGACGACGTCGGCGAGACCGTCGCCCAACAGCTCCACGAGTTCTTCGCGAGCGACAAAAACGCCGCGGCCGTCGACGACCTGCTCGAGCACGTCTCACCGCAGGAGGCGGACACCGACGCAGGTGGCGAGGAGCTCGAGGAACTGACGTTCGTCTTCACGGGGTCACTCTCCGACGTCACTCGCGGCGAGGCACAGGAGACGGTCGAAGCCCACGGCGCGAACGCGACGGGTAGCGTTTCGGGGAACACGGACTATCTCGTCGTCGGCGAGAGCCCCGGCCAGACGAAACGCGACGACGCCGAGGCCAACGACGTCCCGATCGTCGACGAAGACGAGTTCCGCGAGCTACTAGCGGAGTACGGAATCGCGCTCGAGTGA
- a CDS encoding ABC transporter permease: protein MSTDTGTGADTEATSSGARSPSSSINLESVRAIAKKDFQDSVRSWLIWVLSFSFFLLLVGITGTLAYFGEDIAAEGATTDMLIMYTSEITRVIIPLIALVLGWKAIAGERETGSIKILLSLPHSRKDVLLGKLIGRSAVLSLSLVVGFALAAVVVAALLGGFDIVDYAGLLVMSIVYGVAYTSIAVSLSSLFRSTTMAGTACFGVFLLFYGVWNALAGAFGQLAQEGVLFFDTVTYTFEINGEEVQGERLQDWVYFVLNLDPGEAYSRGLSLVTDTDAIQFQVELSEQMFGGELPFFLQDWFSFLILLFWVVVPVLIALYRFERVDL, encoded by the coding sequence ATGAGCACGGATACCGGGACCGGAGCCGATACCGAAGCGACGAGTTCGGGGGCGAGGTCGCCCTCGAGTTCGATCAACCTCGAGAGCGTCCGTGCGATCGCGAAAAAGGACTTTCAGGACTCGGTCCGTTCGTGGCTGATTTGGGTGCTGAGTTTCTCGTTTTTCCTGTTGCTCGTCGGCATAACCGGAACGCTCGCGTACTTCGGTGAAGATATCGCTGCAGAGGGCGCGACGACGGACATGCTCATCATGTACACCAGCGAAATTACGCGTGTCATTATTCCGCTAATCGCGCTGGTGCTCGGCTGGAAAGCCATTGCTGGCGAGCGGGAGACGGGGAGCATCAAGATACTACTGTCGCTACCACACTCTCGAAAAGACGTCCTGCTCGGAAAGCTCATCGGCCGATCAGCGGTGCTGTCGCTATCACTCGTCGTTGGCTTTGCACTCGCCGCCGTGGTCGTCGCCGCGCTGCTCGGCGGATTCGACATCGTCGATTACGCCGGGCTACTCGTGATGTCCATCGTCTACGGTGTCGCATACACGAGCATCGCCGTCTCGCTATCGTCCCTATTCCGATCGACGACCATGGCCGGTACCGCATGTTTCGGCGTCTTTCTCCTGTTCTACGGAGTCTGGAACGCGCTTGCCGGTGCATTCGGACAACTCGCTCAGGAAGGAGTGTTGTTCTTCGACACCGTCACCTACACGTTCGAGATAAACGGCGAAGAGGTCCAAGGAGAACGGTTACAGGATTGGGTGTACTTCGTATTGAACCTGGATCCCGGTGAGGCCTACAGTAGAGGGCTCTCGCTGGTCACCGATACGGACGCCATTCAGTTTCAGGTCGAACTGAGCGAACAGATGTTCGGTGGAGAACTTCCCTTCTTCCTTCAGGATTGGTTCTCGTTCTTGATTTTGCTGTTCTGGGTCGTCGTCCCGGTCCTTATTGCGCTCTATCGATTCGAGCGCGTTGATCTCTAA
- a CDS encoding excinuclease ABC subunit C, with protein MNAEEVRERAKSLPREPGVYQFRVDGTTLYVGKAVDLRSRVRSYADPRSARIRRMVDRADEIELAVTDTETQALLLEANLIKRHQPRYNVRLKDDKSYPMVQLTAHNAPRIEITRDPDGEAGSSAAASGPTVFGPYTNKGQVETVVKALRETYGVRGCSDHKYSGRDRPCLDYEMGLCTAPCTREIDLESYAEDVSLVERFLEGETGILADPLRREMEAAAEEQNFERAANLRDRLETVEAFHGEGGEAVQTRSDERAVDILGVAIEGEDATVARLRAETGKLVDRDRHTLEAPGADTAGQPNDEAADGAAEGGVPAVLAAFIVQYYAERDLPDALLLPERHGDSEVEAWLEAEGVSVRVPGAGREAKLVELALKNARRNVGGRDECGMLADALEIDSARRIEGFDVSHAQGKAAVGSNVTFVDGSAEKAHYRRKKLTDQNDDYDNMRALLEWRASRAVEGRDDRPDPDLLVIDGGEGQLEAARDALSEVGWDVPAIALAKAEERVVTPDREYSWPSDAPHLHLLQRVRDESHRFAVQYHQTVRDEVKTVLDDVPGIGPETRKRLLGRFGSVENVREASLDDLESVSGIGTKTAETLKSRL; from the coding sequence ATGAACGCCGAGGAGGTACGCGAGCGGGCGAAATCGTTGCCACGCGAGCCCGGCGTCTACCAGTTTCGAGTCGACGGGACCACGCTCTACGTCGGCAAGGCGGTCGATCTGCGCAGTCGGGTTCGCTCCTACGCCGATCCGCGAAGCGCGCGCATCCGGCGCATGGTCGATCGAGCCGACGAGATCGAACTCGCCGTCACCGATACCGAGACGCAGGCGCTGTTGCTCGAGGCGAACCTCATCAAGCGCCACCAGCCACGGTACAACGTCCGACTCAAAGACGACAAGTCGTACCCGATGGTGCAGTTGACGGCCCACAACGCGCCGCGGATCGAAATCACTCGCGACCCGGACGGCGAAGCGGGCAGTTCGGCCGCAGCGAGCGGACCGACCGTCTTCGGCCCCTACACGAACAAGGGGCAAGTCGAGACCGTCGTGAAGGCGCTCCGAGAGACCTACGGCGTTCGGGGGTGCTCGGATCACAAGTACTCGGGCCGCGATCGCCCCTGTCTCGACTACGAGATGGGCCTCTGTACGGCCCCCTGTACCCGAGAGATCGACCTCGAGTCCTACGCGGAAGACGTGAGCCTGGTCGAGCGTTTTCTCGAGGGCGAGACGGGGATTCTCGCGGACCCGCTGCGCCGCGAGATGGAGGCCGCTGCCGAGGAACAGAACTTCGAACGCGCGGCGAACCTCCGCGATCGACTCGAGACCGTCGAGGCGTTCCACGGCGAGGGCGGCGAGGCAGTCCAGACGCGAAGCGACGAACGGGCCGTCGATATCCTCGGCGTCGCCATCGAAGGCGAGGACGCCACCGTCGCTCGCTTGCGCGCCGAAACCGGTAAGCTGGTCGACAGAGACCGCCACACGCTCGAGGCACCGGGCGCTGACACCGCGGGACAGCCGAACGACGAGGCGGCCGACGGGGCGGCGGAGGGGGGCGTTCCCGCCGTGCTCGCCGCGTTCATCGTCCAGTACTACGCCGAGCGTGACCTCCCGGACGCGCTCCTCTTGCCCGAACGCCACGGCGACAGCGAGGTCGAGGCGTGGCTCGAGGCCGAAGGCGTCTCGGTTCGCGTCCCGGGTGCAGGTCGGGAAGCCAAACTCGTCGAACTCGCGCTCAAGAACGCCCGACGAAACGTCGGCGGACGGGACGAGTGTGGGATGCTCGCCGACGCGCTCGAGATCGACTCCGCGCGGCGAATCGAGGGCTTCGACGTGAGCCACGCACAGGGAAAAGCGGCGGTCGGCAGCAACGTCACCTTCGTCGACGGCAGCGCGGAGAAGGCCCACTACCGACGGAAGAAGCTGACCGACCAGAACGACGACTACGACAACATGCGCGCCCTCCTCGAGTGGCGCGCCAGCCGCGCCGTCGAAGGCCGAGACGACCGCCCGGATCCGGATTTGCTGGTTATCGACGGCGGCGAGGGACAACTCGAGGCCGCCAGAGACGCCCTCTCGGAAGTCGGATGGGACGTTCCGGCCATCGCTCTCGCGAAGGCCGAAGAGCGCGTCGTGACGCCGGATCGAGAGTATTCGTGGCCCAGCGACGCGCCCCACCTGCACCTGCTCCAGCGCGTTCGCGACGAGTCTCACCGCTTTGCCGTCCAGTACCACCAGACCGTGCGCGACGAGGTCAAGACCGTGCTGGACGACGTGCCCGGCATCGGCCCCGAAACCAGAAAGCGACTACTCGGACGCTTCGGCAGCGTCGAGAACGTTCGCGAGGCGAGCCTGGACGACCTCGAGAGCGTGTCCGGTATCGGGACGAAGACGGCTGAAACCCTCAAATCGCGGCTCTGA